AGATTTTGTTATCCGTCGGATTGTAGCTGTCGTTTTCCAATGCATATACGGATTGCCAAGAATCATCTCCGTTCTTTTTTATATAGATAGGCGCCGAATCCGGATCATCCTCATGACCAACCAACCACCGCTTAGAGAAATAGTATGGAACGGCAATTACATTTTCCCCATAAAAGCCGATGCTGGAAAAATAATACGACGAATCCAATTCCGAATCAACTAGGATACTTTCCACATTTTCACAGGATAGCGTAGGCGGTTCGACATACTCAACGAAGATGTCGGCTTCCTCTCCAGAAGACAGTTCTTGCGAAGAAGATGAAAGCCTTGCGTCGGGGCCATTAATGTCGGAACTGTCGGAAGATTCGTCAGAGCAGGCACATACAACAACGGCAAAAAAAGCAGAAAGCAACAGTGTAGTTATTTTATTCATAGAGACCTCCAAAACATTTTTCACCATCGCAATCCTATTTTCCGAAACCAGCGAGATCTATGCCTAGCTGTTTTATTTTGTACGTAAGAATGCGGGGCGTGGTGGAGAGGCTGCGGGCGGCTGCGGCCATCTTGCCCTTGGAACTCTTGAGGGCATCGCAGATGATATCTCGTTCGTAGGCTTCCACCATAAGCTTCAGGTTACCGGACACCTGGGTGCCGGAAGTTTCTGCGGTCTGCAGCGTTGTGGGGAAATGGTGCGGGTAGATGACGTCTTCGTCGGTCACGAGGACCGCGCGCTCGATGGCGTTTTCAAGCTCGCGGACGTTGCCGGGCCATGGGTAGCTCATGAGCATGTTGATGGTGGTGCGGGCCAGACGGCGCACGTTCTTACCCACGATACGGCAATAATGTTCCACAAAGTGATCCGCCAGAAGGACGATGTCCGTCTTGCGGTTGTGCAAAGCGGGTACGTAGATAGGCGAAATGTGAAGCTGGTAGTAAAGGTCTTCGCGGAAGGTGCCCTCGGCCACCATTTGCTGCAAGTTCTTGGTGGTGGCGGCAATGATGCGGACGTTCACCTTCTTTGAAAAGCGGGCGCCCACGCGTTCCATTTCGCCGTCCTGCAGCAGGCGCAAAAGCTTTACCTGAAGGTTGGGAGAAAGCTCCGCCACTTCATCCAAGAACAGCGTACCGCCATCGGCCTGTTCCACACGGCCCGGGGTTTCCGTAAGGACGCCTACCAAGGCGCCACGTTCACTTCCGAAAAGTTCGCGGTCCAGCACAGACTCCGGCATGGAGGCACAGTGAACGCGGATGTAGGGATGAGTGTTGCGGTCGGAACGGTAATGGATAGCTTCGGCCACAAGGCCCTTGCCGGTGCCCACCTCCCCCACGATCAGCACGGGAAGGGGGTTCTTGGAAACCTGGTCAATCTGGGCGTAAACGCGCTGCATTTCGCTGGAGCGACCGATGATATTGTCGGGCTGGAAACGGTCCTTAAGCTCCATGGTCAAACGTTCGTTTTCCGCCTTCAGGATTTCGTTTTCTTCGCGGGCCTGACGGCGCAACTTCACCGCAGCAGCAAGCATCTGGGCGATGATTTCCAACAAACGAAGTTTTTCGGGAAGCTGATCCTCGACGGGATTTTGGACGTCGGCACTCAAGGCTCCAATGACTTCATGCTCCATAATCACGGGAACACAAAGGAACGCCTTGTTTTCGTCTTTACCACGGCCAGTACGGTCTAGGAAGTTGGGGTCCTTACCCACAGAAGGAATGATGACCGGCTTACCGGTTTCCACCACCTTACCGGTGACGCCTTCGCCCACCTTGTAGCGCCCTTTACGGGCCTGACGGCTGGACAAGCCTTCTGCAATTTCAATGGAGATTTCGCCAGTGTGGCGATTATACAAAGTAAGGGTGGCGTGTTCCACCCCCATTGTGGACTCCAACACCTCTAGAATAGGGTGGGCCACATTTTCAAAATTCAGGCTTTGGTTCAAAATGGAGCTGATCTTGTAGAGCAGCTCCAATTCCTGAATCTTACTTTGCTGTATTTGTTCCATCTAGTAATTTATGCTAGATCCTTCGCTACGCTCAGGATGACAGCGAAAAGGAATTACTTCAATGCTTCCTGGACAAGGGCGCTGACGCGCTTGCCATCGAAACGCCCCTTGACCTTGGGCTGCAATTCCTTCATGATCTTGCCCATGTCCTTGGGAGAAGAGGCGCCGGTTGCAGCCTTGATTTCTGCAATGAGAGCCTTCACTTCTTCTTCGGTCATTTCGGCAGGCATGTACTTCTTGTAGATAGCGATAACGGCTTCTTCTGCCGGAATCTTATCCATGAAGCCACCCTTCTTGAGGATTTCAATGGCTTCCTGCTTCTGCTTTACGCTTTTTGCCAAGGCATCGACGCACATTTCGTCGGTGATGCTATCGGTAATCTGAGCGGGAGTAG
This portion of the Fibrobacter sp. genome encodes:
- a CDS encoding sigma 54-interacting transcriptional regulator yields the protein MEQIQQSKIQELELLYKISSILNQSLNFENVAHPILEVLESTMGVEHATLTLYNRHTGEISIEIAEGLSSRQARKGRYKVGEGVTGKVVETGKPVIIPSVGKDPNFLDRTGRGKDENKAFLCVPVIMEHEVIGALSADVQNPVEDQLPEKLRLLEIIAQMLAAAVKLRRQAREENEILKAENERLTMELKDRFQPDNIIGRSSEMQRVYAQIDQVSKNPLPVLIVGEVGTGKGLVAEAIHYRSDRNTHPYIRVHCASMPESVLDRELFGSERGALVGVLTETPGRVEQADGGTLFLDEVAELSPNLQVKLLRLLQDGEMERVGARFSKKVNVRIIAATTKNLQQMVAEGTFREDLYYQLHISPIYVPALHNRKTDIVLLADHFVEHYCRIVGKNVRRLARTTINMLMSYPWPGNVRELENAIERAVLVTDEDVIYPHHFPTTLQTAETSGTQVSGNLKLMVEAYERDIICDALKSSKGKMAAAARSLSTTPRILTYKIKQLGIDLAGFGK
- a CDS encoding GatB/YqeY domain-containing protein gives rise to the protein MASELLTRILDDIKASMKAHDAETLSVLRTLHSDIKNEAMKAGATPAQITDSITDEMCVDALAKSVKQKQEAIEILKKGGFMDKIPAEEAVIAIYKKYMPAEMTEEEVKALIAEIKAATGASSPKDMGKIMKELQPKVKGRFDGKRVSALVQEALK